A window of Candidatus Zixiibacteriota bacterium contains these coding sequences:
- a CDS encoding GIDE domain-containing protein: MGAENKDLWVAIIFAAVGAGIILLGFTTLRQYRIIKDTPRSKVRAIAMGLVEIHGKVAAYLEQFIKAPFSGVDCLFYKYEIEEYRKESGKNKSTYTWKSVGSGQKGARFLAVDETGEVLVDPTGVEAELSKSRRYYQSGKMFSGSLKSLINLIKALKDFDADKFDALADLDRSQLTQVSSQSHAWSAHPGDRRYIEYYIDPGDNLFLIGTAANESEAPNNIIIKKGKNEKIFILSDHEEKRIVKELLKKFWIAVIAGMIFFLVGVYMILKATNSL, translated from the coding sequence ATGGGTGCAGAGAATAAAGATCTTTGGGTGGCCATTATTTTTGCGGCTGTCGGAGCCGGTATTATTTTACTCGGGTTCACGACACTGCGCCAATACCGCATCATCAAAGACACACCACGTTCCAAGGTGCGGGCTATCGCCATGGGCCTGGTGGAAATCCACGGCAAGGTGGCCGCTTATCTGGAACAGTTCATCAAAGCTCCCTTCTCCGGCGTGGATTGTCTTTTTTACAAATACGAGATTGAAGAATACCGCAAGGAATCGGGCAAAAACAAATCGACATACACCTGGAAATCGGTTGGAAGCGGCCAGAAGGGAGCACGTTTTCTGGCTGTCGATGAGACCGGTGAGGTACTGGTCGATCCAACGGGAGTCGAGGCAGAGCTTTCCAAATCGAGACGGTACTACCAAAGCGGTAAGATGTTCAGCGGTTCACTTAAATCACTGATAAACCTGATCAAAGCGTTAAAAGATTTCGACGCCGACAAATTCGACGCTCTGGCTGACCTTGACCGTTCGCAGTTGACCCAGGTGTCGAGCCAGTCGCACGCCTGGTCCGCTCATCCGGGAGATCGACGCTATATCGAATACTACATCGATCCGGGCGATAACCTGTTCCTGATCGGAACTGCCGCCAACGAAAGCGAGGCTCCGAACAACATCATCATCAAAAAAGGGAAGAACGAAAAGATATTCATTCTTTCGGATCACGAGGAAAAGCGGATCGTGAAGGAGCTTCTGAAGAAATTCTGGATTGCCGTCATTGCCGGCATGATTTTCTTTTTGGTCGGAGTCTATATGATCCTGAAAGCAACGAACTCATTGTGA
- a CDS encoding ATP-binding protein, giving the protein MRNSRTMLVAAGFTILLIIAVNLAWWLFYDRTEQLLDQQLSRRLQAVAGTAAAQLSPEQIGTLIDDDFTAYTRTLDLLESARQADSLSELFVLDPGYRVLVSTAFDADSVYFLAPLNGPYIDSVFFADHPRALTTPSYRTGKLYLKTAFAPLFDPDGTVAAVLGVEANVDYFDALSDLRRNLWYSTIISVVAGLLFGLLFILTQKRLNSMQQRLVMNETHAYLGRMVAVVAHEIRNPLMIIRASAERLRKKTDSEEAGFVVEEVDRLNGLVNGYLDFARGDDRDFLDGSPEPMDLIPFIANVKKHLEDKFGPGTIEWIEPSTEKSISFQGHPGALRQVLLNLLINGAEACLEAGKPIRLGLTGATDGDRIKLEISDRGPGLSKKDLKLIGDPFYTTKQHGSGLGLFLSRKIVEQMGGSIDIDSQPDHGTTVTLNLPKRGNG; this is encoded by the coding sequence ATGCGAAACTCCCGCACCATGCTCGTCGCAGCCGGATTCACCATCCTGCTGATTATCGCCGTCAACCTGGCCTGGTGGCTGTTCTATGACCGCACCGAACAGCTTCTTGACCAACAGTTGTCGCGCCGCCTGCAGGCGGTGGCCGGTACGGCGGCGGCCCAGTTGTCCCCGGAACAGATCGGGACGCTGATCGACGATGATTTTACGGCATACACTCGGACACTCGACCTGCTCGAATCGGCCCGACAGGCTGATTCCCTCTCGGAGTTGTTCGTCCTGGATCCTGGTTATCGAGTGCTTGTCTCGACGGCCTTTGATGCCGACAGTGTCTATTTTCTCGCGCCGCTTAACGGACCTTATATCGACAGCGTCTTTTTTGCCGACCATCCCCGAGCTCTCACCACTCCCTCCTATCGTACCGGTAAGCTCTACCTTAAAACTGCCTTCGCGCCCTTGTTCGATCCGGACGGCACGGTCGCGGCGGTATTGGGAGTCGAGGCCAATGTCGACTATTTCGATGCCCTCTCCGACCTGCGACGCAACCTCTGGTATTCAACGATAATCTCGGTTGTGGCCGGGCTCCTGTTCGGATTGCTTTTCATCCTTACCCAGAAACGGCTCAATTCCATGCAGCAGCGCCTGGTTATGAACGAAACCCACGCCTACCTCGGACGTATGGTGGCGGTGGTTGCTCATGAAATACGAAATCCGCTCATGATCATTCGCGCTTCAGCCGAACGGCTCCGAAAAAAGACTGATTCCGAAGAGGCCGGTTTCGTGGTCGAGGAAGTCGATCGCCTTAACGGCCTGGTCAACGGTTATTTGGATTTCGCCCGTGGCGACGATCGCGATTTTCTTGACGGCTCGCCCGAGCCCATGGATCTGATTCCGTTCATCGCCAACGTAAAGAAGCATCTCGAAGACAAGTTCGGTCCCGGAACAATTGAATGGATAGAGCCCTCAACGGAGAAATCGATCAGCTTCCAAGGTCACCCCGGAGCGCTTCGCCAGGTGTTGTTGAATCTGCTGATTAACGGCGCCGAGGCCTGCCTTGAAGCCGGTAAACCGATCCGGCTCGGACTAACGGGAGCTACTGACGGTGACCGGATAAAACTCGAAATCTCGGATCGCGGCCCGGGATTGAGTAAAAAAGACTTGAAACTGATCGGTGATCCGTTTTACACCACCAAGCAGCACGGATCCGGTCTCGGGCTCTTTTTGAGTCGAAAAATCGTTGAACAGATGGGCGGAAGTATTGATATTGACAGCCAACCGGATCACGGCACCACAGTGACCCTGAATCTACCGAAACGCGGAAACGGATAA
- a CDS encoding sigma-54 dependent transcriptional regulator: protein MANILVVDDEPKMTSLICGQLEDAGHTVTTCTESPKALELIEKHSFDIVITDLSMPRISGMEILTAALGSGAEVIMMTAYGTAETAVAAMKKGAADYLLKPFSLDELELTVTDLVKKQHSQALAKHFQEADADIYSDFIGNSEASRQVKSLLARVASSDATVLLTGRSGTGKELAARMLHSLSPRKDKPFIAVNCAALTETLLESELFGHEKGSFTGADARKRGRFELAEGGTIFLDEIGETSPGMQSKLLRVLEERQLFRVGGVDPVKIDVRVVAATNRNLKEEITKGGFREDLFYRLNVFPIRMPDLSERREDIIPIAEHFLSRFGYRQYQLDGPVEQLLLAYDWPGNIRELRNVIERATILAGGEPLATDDFSLEIDEAPLISDPGVSVDSSAGLEDAEKQMILDALKQADGNKTEAARLLRISRRRLYSRMKIHGIQP, encoded by the coding sequence ATGGCCAACATTCTCGTTGTCGATGATGAACCTAAAATGACCTCGCTGATTTGCGGGCAGCTCGAAGATGCCGGGCACACTGTCACGACCTGTACGGAATCACCCAAGGCATTGGAGTTGATCGAGAAACATAGCTTTGATATCGTGATTACCGACTTATCCATGCCCAGGATCTCCGGTATGGAAATCCTTACGGCGGCTTTAGGTTCAGGAGCGGAAGTGATCATGATGACCGCCTACGGTACCGCTGAAACCGCCGTTGCCGCCATGAAAAAGGGTGCTGCCGACTATCTGTTGAAACCGTTTTCGCTCGATGAACTGGAACTGACGGTCACCGATCTGGTCAAAAAACAGCACAGCCAGGCCCTGGCTAAACATTTTCAGGAAGCCGATGCGGACATTTACAGTGATTTTATCGGTAATTCCGAGGCTTCCCGGCAAGTCAAATCTCTTCTGGCCAGGGTGGCTTCATCGGATGCCACCGTCCTCTTGACCGGACGTAGCGGCACCGGCAAAGAACTGGCGGCTCGGATGCTGCATTCATTGTCGCCGCGTAAGGACAAACCGTTCATCGCCGTAAACTGCGCCGCCTTAACCGAGACCCTGCTCGAGTCGGAATTGTTCGGACATGAAAAAGGCTCTTTCACCGGAGCGGATGCTCGCAAACGAGGTCGTTTCGAATTGGCTGAAGGGGGTACGATTTTCCTCGATGAAATCGGCGAAACCTCACCCGGCATGCAGTCCAAACTTCTGCGCGTTCTCGAAGAACGACAGTTATTCCGTGTCGGCGGTGTCGACCCGGTAAAAATCGATGTCCGCGTCGTTGCTGCCACCAACCGCAACCTCAAAGAAGAAATCACCAAAGGCGGCTTCCGTGAGGATTTGTTTTATCGCCTGAACGTCTTCCCTATTCGAATGCCTGATCTCTCCGAACGCCGGGAGGATATTATTCCGATAGCGGAGCATTTCCTAAGCCGGTTTGGCTACCGTCAATATCAACTCGACGGACCGGTTGAACAGCTATTGTTAGCCTACGACTGGCCGGGTAATATCCGGGAGTTGCGCAACGTTATCGAGCGCGCCACCATTTTGGCCGGAGGAGAACCGTTGGCAACCGATGATTTCTCGCTGGAAATCGATGAAGCTCCCCTTATCTCGGATCCTGGTGTGAGTGTGGATTCATCGGCCGGACTCGAGGACGCCGAAAAACAGATGATTCTGGATGCCCTCAAGCAAGCTGACGGCAATAAAACCGAAGCAGCCAGATTGTTGCGTATCAGCCGGCGAAGGCTCTACAGCCGTATGAAAATACACGGAATTCAGCCGTAG
- a CDS encoding LemA family protein translates to MGTVLIVGLIAVAAIFIGWFIGIYNSLVRLKNNIKKAWSNIDVLLKQRHDELSKLLDTVKGYMKYEERVLKEVTEARTAFLNAGSVADKAQASNMMTGALKSLFAVAENYPELKANQNFIQFQSRISELENQIADRREFYNDSVNTFNIRIEQIPDMFIARMLGYTSKELFQVAETDKQDIKIDFD, encoded by the coding sequence ATGGGCACGGTTTTAATAGTAGGTCTGATTGCCGTCGCGGCGATTTTCATCGGTTGGTTTATCGGCATTTACAACAGTCTCGTTCGGCTGAAGAACAATATCAAGAAGGCCTGGAGTAATATCGACGTTCTCCTCAAGCAGCGGCATGACGAGTTGTCAAAGCTGCTCGATACGGTCAAGGGATACATGAAATACGAGGAACGGGTGCTTAAGGAAGTGACGGAGGCCCGCACCGCCTTCCTCAACGCCGGGTCGGTGGCCGACAAAGCCCAGGCCTCGAATATGATGACCGGAGCGCTGAAGTCGCTGTTTGCCGTTGCGGAAAATTATCCCGAATTGAAGGCTAATCAGAATTTCATTCAGTTTCAAAGTCGAATCAGCGAGTTGGAGAATCAAATCGCCGATCGCCGTGAATTCTACAACGACAGCGTCAATACCTTTAACATCCGCATCGAACAGATTCCGGATATGTTCATCGCTCGCATGCTCGGGTATACGTCAAAGGAGTTGTTCCAGGTAGCCGAAACGGACAAACAGGACATCAAAATCGACTTCGATTGA